TAGATAGAGAACACCAGCCAAATTCTCCCCTAGATAAAATTTATGGATGCCAAGATAACCGAGAAAAAAGGCTAGTAAAGCCGCTATAGTTCTATTTCTCATAATTTTTGAGATTTCCCTAATTTAGCCAAAAGAAAGTATAAAACCACGATGCCTGCCTGTAATTCCAAGAGAGTAATATAACCCTTGACTAGATAATTTAATTCTAGGGAGGAATTAAAGGCAAAAACTAGCACACCCAAGACTAAAAAAGGCAGTAAACGCCAGCCAGACTTGGGTATTTTTATTCCCGTACTATTAACCTGATTCATGGGCTAATTCTCTAGGTTGGTCTTTTTCGTTGATAGTCGCAAAATCGGTCTTTGTCAAGGGGTGCTTTGATTAACTTTTAGCATCTCAACCAGAATATTATGGGCATCCTTGGCTGATTCTAGGGTGCGTTCAAAAGGTATTCTAATTGTTTGACTCTCCCCTAATTTTTCTACGGCTAAATCCATGCCTTGGGGATCGATGGAGAGCATTTGAGCCGTTTCTGCATCGGTAATATTACCGTAAACTTGAGCGTAGAAAAGCACGGCATCACCGTGATCTTTATTCATGTGTTTACATATGCGATCGCTAATGGCGGGAGTGATAGTTTCAGACATAATATTCCCGAAAAAAATCGATAATAAGGTGGGGACGGATTAAAGCCAGTTCTAAATCGAGGCCAATGGGGGGGATATTAGTTAGGGTAGCGCAATTAATCGCTAATTGCCAGATAATTTGGGCGTGGGCATGGGAGACATCAATGATAAGTTTAATATTATTTTCTTGACAAAAATCCTTAATTGTGCATTAATCTAATTGTCCCACTTAAGGTCAATCGGGGTAGAGAGTAAAGTCTGGGGCTGCCCGTGCATTTAAATTGCCTGTTGAGATGAAACAAGAGGCAACAGTAAAGGAATGGGGAGAGATTCAGCTAATCGGATAGGCGATTAAAATACCTCTTAGCTTAAAATCTCACACCCAGTCCCCACTAACAAACTTTTTCAGTACACCCTATATATTTTATCGTTCACAACCGACAACAGAAGCGGTGTAGGTATTACCGATATGCTGAATACCATTGACAAAAAGATTGACTAAGAAAGGTTGATCATTTGCGCGTACTGTAGCAGTAATTGTTAAGGGTTTATCGGGTTCGATTCGTACTCCATTAGTATTAAAAAATTCCTCGTTAGTTTGATCGCTATACTTGAGAAACAGCCGGATATCAAAGGAGGCAGCCCGGGGGACAGAAACCGTAACGATAAACCTCTGAAAACGTCTCCCCCCCGGCACTGCCCAATCGGTATTCCAATTATTACGAGTTATCGTGACACCGAAAGGCCCTGGAACAGTGGGTTGTGAGACGCTTTTCGTAACTTCACTACCTTCACCCCCTAATAAAGAAAGTGGCCGACAATTTTGCGCCGCTGCCGGTAGATGTGAGCTTAATAATACCGCCGATAGACTTAATAAGCCAGTGATAGAGGTTAATTTCATCATTGATTTTGTCTCCAATTAATAGATAGAACACATCTAAAAATTATAGATGATCATGACGGTAAAAAAAGGCGATTTAACTTAATTGAGGTAAATTACCAGAAAAATGCCGATCATCAACCTTAATTTTCAAAAACGGGGTTAAAATTGATTCATAATTTCCATATAAATATGTTCTAACTGTACCGTCTGACGGGAGATAGAATCAATATTAATGCCATCAAATGCCTGAATAATCTCGCTTAATTCTAGATGTTCATGTAACCAAAAAGCTAAATCTTTACCGTAAAATTTGGGAGTAAATCCTAACTGTTTACCTCGATTTATGGCCGCTTCTTGATCCTGGGTATCCATGATAATAATTTCTTTCGCAGGAATGTGCTGACGCAGCTGATTTAAATTACCTTCGGCAATAATACGACCTTGTTTTAAAATGCCGATACGTTGACAGAGACGCTGTGCTTCATCGAGGAGATGGGTAGTTAATAAAATTGTCATTCCCTGTCGCCTTAATTCTCCGATTAAATCCCAAATTTCATAGCGAGATTCGATGTCTAAACCGGTAGTTGGTTCATCAAGAATTAATAATTTTGGCTGATGAACAATAGCCACA
This portion of the Microcystis aeruginosa NIES-2549 genome encodes:
- a CDS encoding DUF2470 domain-containing protein — translated: MSETITPAISDRICKHMNKDHGDAVLFYAQVYGNITDAETAQMLSIDPQGMDLAVEKLGESQTIRIPFERTLESAKDAHNILVEMLKVNQSTP
- a CDS encoding ABC transporter ATP-binding protein, which encodes MLTINNVKKNYGRRLVLDQLNFHIEAGEIYGLLGPNGAGKTTTINLICNLLKPSSGEITFNYLPISRVTKELIGVAPQENLLYKSLTCEENLNFFAQIYGLDRPQRRHRIKASLSAVNLLDRARSPVETLSGGMQRRMNIAVAIVHQPKLLILDEPTTGLDIESRYEIWDLIGELRRQGMTILLTTHLLDEAQRLCQRIGILKQGRIIAEGNLNQLRQHIPAKEIIIMDTQDQEAAINRGKQLGFTPKFYGKDLAFWLHEHLELSEIIQAFDGINIDSISRQTVQLEHIYMEIMNQF